The following are from one region of the Synechococcus sp. CBW1108 genome:
- a CDS encoding RpoD/SigA family RNA polymerase sigma factor, with protein MPQVDGDLVRSYLRDIGRVPLLSHEQEITLGRQVQELVALEEMELELESRLGAKPSQAELAQAAGLSAPLLKKRLQAGRRAKERMVAANLRLVVSVAKKYTRRNMELLDLIQEGTIGLVRGVEKFDPTRGYKFSTYAYWWIRQGITRAIAEKSRTIRLPIHITETLNKLKKGQRELSQLLGRTPTVTELAEAVELPEEEVKDLLCRARQPVSLETKVGDGDDTELIDLLAGDGELPEERVDGECLKGDLRALLEQLPELQGRVLKMRYGIPCADNPEGGEPMSLTGIGRILGISRDRVRNLERDGLAGLRRISDAVEAYVAG; from the coding sequence ATGCCCCAGGTCGATGGCGATCTGGTGCGCAGCTACCTGCGTGACATCGGCCGGGTGCCGCTGCTGAGCCACGAGCAGGAGATCACCCTGGGCCGCCAGGTGCAGGAGTTGGTCGCCCTCGAGGAAATGGAACTGGAGCTGGAAAGCCGCCTGGGCGCCAAGCCCAGCCAGGCCGAGCTGGCCCAGGCAGCCGGCCTGAGTGCACCCCTGCTCAAGAAGCGTCTGCAGGCGGGCCGCCGGGCTAAGGAGCGGATGGTGGCGGCCAACCTGCGGCTGGTGGTGAGCGTGGCCAAGAAGTACACCCGCCGCAACATGGAGCTGCTGGATCTGATCCAGGAGGGCACGATCGGCCTGGTGCGGGGCGTCGAGAAGTTTGATCCCACCCGGGGCTACAAGTTTTCAACCTATGCCTACTGGTGGATTCGCCAGGGCATCACCCGGGCGATTGCCGAGAAGAGCCGCACGATTCGGCTGCCGATCCACATCACCGAAACCCTCAACAAGCTCAAGAAGGGCCAGCGGGAGCTGAGCCAGCTGCTGGGTCGCACCCCAACGGTGACCGAGCTGGCAGAAGCGGTGGAGCTGCCGGAGGAGGAGGTCAAAGACCTGCTCTGCCGGGCACGCCAGCCGGTGAGCCTGGAGACCAAGGTGGGCGACGGCGATGACACCGAATTGATCGACCTGCTGGCAGGCGATGGCGAACTGCCCGAGGAGCGGGTGGATGGGGAGTGCCTCAAGGGCGACCTGCGGGCCCTGCTGGAGCAGCTGCCGGAACTGCAGGGCCGCGTTCTGAAGATGCGCTACGGCATCCCCTGCGCCGACAATCCCGAGGGCGGCGAGCCCATGAGCCTCACCGGCATTGGCCGCATCCTCGGCATCAGCCGCGACCGGGTGCGCAACCTGGAGCGCGACGGCCTAGCTGGCCTGCGCCGGATCAGCGACGCCGTGGAGGCCTACGTAGCCGGCTGA
- a CDS encoding dihydroxyacetone kinase family protein: MGYLPTDPANFASEAIDGFAAAYPRHVRRIDGGVMRLAPIPSDQVGVVVGGGSGHYPAFAGLVGRGLAAGAVCGNIFASPSAGQVVRVGSAVERGAGLLLTFGNYAGDVLHFTLGAERLRRQGIDVRIVTVTDDIASAPIDQQELRRGIAGGLAVYKVAGAAAEAGLPLDEVERLARKANGRTRSLGVAFSGCTLPGADQPLFEVPSGRMAIGMGLHGEPGLSEGPLTEAGPLAALLVERLLAERPADVPEDQQRLVVLVNGLGCFKYEELFVLFGAVNRELQGRGVVMADCECGELVTSLDMAGVSLSFFWLDGELEGFWNAAADSAAYRRGQLAAESDGPQQPATQRPEPELPSEPPTQPAPLTPEQEALLARFKAVEEELQERVEELGGLDAVAGDGDHGLGMLRGIRGARESAIGACGRGCGPGEALMEAGEAWSDHGGGTSGALWGGALLAAGQSLAQATEIGPNDVAAAFGAALQAVIDLGQAAPGDKTMLDALQPFCLQLRADLDEGLDLAQALQNAANTSLAAATATADLLPQRGRARPHGQRSLGHPDPGAMSLAYCLLAASAGYVGLHGVADPAQAS, from the coding sequence ATGGGCTACCTACCGACCGATCCCGCCAACTTCGCCAGCGAGGCCATCGACGGCTTCGCGGCGGCCTACCCCAGGCATGTGCGCCGCATCGATGGCGGGGTGATGAGGCTGGCCCCGATTCCCAGCGACCAGGTGGGCGTGGTGGTGGGCGGCGGCTCCGGCCACTATCCGGCCTTTGCCGGCCTGGTGGGCCGGGGCCTGGCCGCCGGGGCCGTGTGCGGCAACATCTTTGCCTCGCCCTCGGCCGGCCAGGTGGTGCGGGTGGGATCGGCCGTGGAGCGCGGCGCGGGCCTGCTGCTGACCTTCGGCAACTACGCCGGAGATGTGCTGCACTTCACGCTCGGAGCTGAGCGACTGCGCCGCCAGGGGATCGACGTGCGCATCGTGACCGTCACCGATGACATCGCCAGTGCCCCCATCGACCAGCAGGAGTTGCGGCGCGGCATCGCCGGTGGCCTGGCGGTGTACAAGGTGGCCGGCGCCGCCGCCGAAGCCGGCCTGCCCCTCGATGAGGTGGAACGGCTCGCCCGCAAGGCCAACGGGCGCACCCGCTCGCTGGGCGTGGCCTTCAGTGGCTGCACCCTGCCGGGAGCGGACCAGCCGTTGTTTGAGGTCCCCAGCGGCCGCATGGCCATCGGCATGGGGCTCCACGGCGAGCCCGGCCTGAGCGAGGGGCCCCTCACCGAGGCCGGCCCCCTGGCGGCACTGCTTGTGGAGCGGCTGCTGGCCGAACGGCCGGCGGATGTGCCCGAAGACCAGCAACGGCTGGTGGTGCTGGTGAACGGGCTGGGCTGCTTCAAGTACGAAGAGCTGTTCGTGCTCTTCGGGGCGGTGAACCGGGAGCTGCAAGGCAGGGGTGTGGTGATGGCCGACTGTGAATGCGGCGAACTGGTCACCAGCCTCGACATGGCCGGGGTTTCGCTCAGCTTCTTCTGGCTGGATGGGGAGCTTGAAGGCTTCTGGAACGCCGCCGCCGACAGCGCCGCCTACCGGCGCGGCCAGCTGGCCGCCGAGTCGGATGGCCCCCAGCAGCCGGCGACCCAACGGCCCGAGCCGGAACTCCCCTCTGAGCCCCCTACACAGCCCGCCCCCCTGACGCCCGAGCAGGAGGCGCTGCTGGCGCGGTTCAAAGCCGTGGAGGAGGAACTGCAAGAGCGGGTCGAGGAACTCGGGGGCCTCGATGCCGTGGCGGGCGATGGGGACCATGGCCTGGGGATGCTGCGGGGCATTCGAGGAGCCCGGGAGAGCGCCATCGGCGCCTGCGGGCGCGGGTGCGGCCCCGGGGAGGCGCTGATGGAAGCGGGCGAGGCCTGGTCAGACCACGGTGGCGGCACCTCCGGAGCCCTGTGGGGCGGTGCCCTGCTGGCGGCGGGCCAATCCCTAGCCCAGGCGACGGAGATCGGGCCCAACGACGTAGCCGCAGCCTTTGGGGCCGCCCTGCAGGCCGTGATCGACCTGGGCCAGGCGGCACCGGGCGACAAAACCATGCTCGACGCCCTCCAGCCCTTCTGCCTGCAGCTCCGGGCCGACCTGGATGAGGGCCTGGATCTAGCTCAGGCCCTGCAGAACGCCGCAAACACCAGCCTGGCGGCAGCCACCGCCACCGCGGATCTGCTGCCGCAGCGGGGGCGGGCCCGCCCCCATGGCCAGCGCAGCCTGGGCCATCCGGACCCAGGGGCCATGTCGCTGGCCTACTGCCTGCTGGCGGCCTCAGCCGGCTACGTAGGCCTCCACGGCGTCGCTGATCCGGCGCAGGCCAGCTAG
- a CDS encoding DeoR family transcriptional regulator, which translates to MSWAPCSSGSLLRHALSHSGFRYAVLCHQNSHGVSHQTARSDLQKLASRGLLLPGKGGRREIFRVPEDLPARLDDLPAPHSFGAQ; encoded by the coding sequence ATGAGCTGGGCACCCTGCAGCAGCGGCTCCCTGCTGCGGCATGCGCTGAGCCATTCGGGCTTCCGCTATGCGGTGCTCTGCCACCAGAACAGCCATGGTGTCAGCCATCAGACCGCCCGCAGCGATCTGCAGAAGCTGGCATCCCGGGGGCTGCTACTTCCGGGCAAGGGTGGACGCCGAGAAATCTTTCGGGTGCCGGAGGATCTGCCGGCGCGGCTGGACGACCTTCCAGCGCCCCATTCCTTTGGGGCTCAATAG
- a CDS encoding carbohydrate kinase, giving the protein MASPPQVLCLGEALVDRLGPLGGDPAIDSPWDDRLGGAPANVACALARLGTPTAFLGRLGRDGIGQAFAELFAERGVDTRALQWDGAHPSRIVLVRRDGEGERYFGGFAGDGGSGFADQAFDTTELATALGPLLATARWLLVGTIALASPFAASALGLACRQAAAAGVALALDVNWRPTFWDPAADPASGPSAAQITAMEPLLRQAALVKCAAEEARWLFGSADPAVVRAALPQHPDVVVTDGGAPLRWCFAGRSGELSAFRVPVVDSTGAGDAFTAGLLHGLLHDPLCSQPGQLLRFASACGALVCQGAGAIDPQPSSGTVQAFLAHRV; this is encoded by the coding sequence CTGGCGTCGCCGCCCCAGGTGCTGTGTCTGGGGGAGGCCCTGGTGGATCGTCTAGGTCCCCTTGGCGGCGATCCGGCCATCGATTCCCCATGGGATGACCGCCTCGGCGGGGCTCCCGCCAATGTGGCCTGCGCCCTGGCCCGGCTCGGCACCCCGACAGCTTTTCTGGGGCGGCTGGGCCGGGATGGCATCGGCCAGGCGTTTGCTGAGCTATTTGCCGAGCGGGGGGTAGATACCAGAGCCCTCCAGTGGGATGGGGCCCATCCCAGCCGCATTGTGTTGGTGCGGCGCGATGGGGAGGGTGAAAGATATTTTGGCGGTTTTGCCGGCGACGGTGGGTCTGGCTTTGCGGATCAGGCGTTCGACACCACCGAGCTAGCTACCGCACTCGGGCCCCTGCTGGCGACGGCGCGCTGGTTGCTGGTGGGCACCATTGCGCTCGCGTCGCCCTTCGCGGCATCAGCCCTGGGGCTCGCCTGCCGTCAGGCCGCGGCGGCCGGCGTGGCCCTGGCCCTCGATGTCAATTGGCGCCCCACCTTCTGGGATCCGGCCGCCGATCCCGCCAGTGGGCCCTCTGCGGCCCAGATCACCGCCATGGAGCCGCTGCTGCGGCAGGCCGCCCTGGTCAAGTGCGCTGCCGAGGAGGCCCGCTGGCTGTTTGGCAGCGCCGACCCCGCCGTGGTGCGCGCCGCCCTGCCGCAGCACCCGGATGTGGTGGTTACCGACGGCGGGGCGCCGTTGCGTTGGTGCTTCGCCGGCCGCAGCGGAGAGCTGTCCGCCTTCCGGGTGCCGGTGGTCGATAGCACCGGTGCTGGCGATGCCTTCACGGCTGGCCTGCTGCATGGCCTGTTGCACGATCCGTTGTGCAGCCAGCCGGGGCAGCTTTTGCGCTTTGCCAGTGCCTGCGGTGCCCTGGTCTGCCAGGGTGCCGGCGCCATTGATCCCCAGCCCAGTTCCGGCACGGTGCAGGCCTTCCTCGCCCACCGCGTCTGA
- the tsaE gene encoding tRNA (adenosine(37)-N6)-threonylcarbamoyltransferase complex ATPase subunit type 1 TsaE, producing the protein MSLYLADAAATLAFGRQLASRLPPTSTLLLHGDLGAGKTCLVQGLAAGLGIDEPITSPTFALAQHYRLAGIRGPAGGATGDAAGGGLVHLDLYRLDLPAAADELFAQEEEEARALGALLAVEWPERLSGLPANCWQVHLNLADPHNPDAGRRLELSAPT; encoded by the coding sequence GTGAGCCTTTACCTCGCCGACGCCGCCGCCACCTTGGCCTTCGGCCGGCAGCTGGCATCCCGGCTGCCCCCCACCAGCACCCTGCTATTGCACGGCGACCTGGGGGCCGGCAAAACCTGCCTAGTGCAGGGCCTGGCCGCCGGCCTGGGCATCGACGAACCGATCACCAGCCCCACCTTTGCCCTGGCCCAGCACTACCGGCTGGCGGGCATCAGGGGCCCAGCTGGTGGTGCAACTGGCGACGCAGCAGGTGGCGGGCTAGTGCACCTCGATCTCTACCGGCTGGACCTACCCGCCGCCGCCGATGAACTCTTCGCCCAGGAGGAGGAGGAGGCGCGCGCCCTAGGCGCCCTGCTGGCGGTGGAGTGGCCCGAGCGACTCAGCGGCCTACCTGCCAATTGCTGGCAGGTGCACCTCAACCTGGCCGACCCCCACAACCCCGATGCAGGGCGCCGGCTCGAGTTGAGCGCACCAACTTGA
- the ahcY gene encoding adenosylhomocysteinase, translated as MVATPAAPALQSTNTYVIADLGLADFGRKEIAIAETEMPGLMALRAKYGAEQPLKGARIAGSLHMTIQTAVLIETLVALGAEVRWASCNIFSTQDHAAAAIAAANVPVFAYKGETLDEYWAFTHRILEWGDGGTPNMILDDGGDATGLVVLGAKAESDPSVLDNPSNEEETALFNSIRQKLAAQSGFYSRIYANIQGVTEETTTGVARLYQMQKAGELPFPAINVNDSVTKSKFDNLYGCRESLVDSIKRATDVMVAGKVALVMGYGDVGKGSAQSLRGLGATVMIAEIDPICALQAAMEGYRVVRLDDVVGDVDIFVTATGNFKVITHEHLIQMKDQAIVCNIGHFDNEIDVASLKQYPWDNIKPQVDHILLPSGNKIILLAEGRLVNLGCATGHPSFVMSNSFTNQVLAQIELFTKGAQYDKQVYVLPKHLDEMVARLHLEKIGVKLTELSAEQAAYINVPVQGPYKLEHYRY; from the coding sequence ATGGTGGCTACCCCCGCGGCTCCTGCACTGCAGAGCACCAACACCTATGTGATTGCCGATCTCGGCCTGGCTGATTTCGGCCGCAAGGAGATTGCGATCGCCGAAACCGAGATGCCCGGCCTGATGGCTCTGCGCGCCAAATACGGTGCTGAGCAGCCCCTCAAGGGAGCGCGCATTGCCGGCTCCCTGCACATGACGATCCAGACCGCCGTTCTGATCGAAACCCTGGTGGCCCTCGGCGCTGAGGTGCGCTGGGCCAGCTGCAACATCTTCTCCACCCAGGATCACGCCGCAGCGGCCATCGCTGCTGCCAATGTGCCGGTGTTCGCCTACAAGGGCGAAACCCTTGATGAATATTGGGCCTTTACCCACCGCATCCTCGAGTGGGGCGATGGCGGCACGCCCAACATGATCCTCGATGACGGCGGCGATGCCACCGGCCTGGTGGTGCTCGGTGCCAAGGCCGAGAGCGATCCCTCGGTGCTCGATAACCCCTCCAACGAAGAGGAAACGGCCCTCTTCAACTCGATTCGCCAGAAGCTGGCAGCCCAGAGCGGCTTCTATTCCCGCATCTACGCCAACATCCAGGGCGTCACCGAGGAGACCACCACCGGTGTGGCCCGCCTTTACCAGATGCAGAAGGCCGGCGAACTGCCTTTCCCTGCGATCAACGTCAACGACTCGGTTACCAAGAGCAAGTTTGACAACCTTTACGGCTGCCGGGAATCCCTGGTGGACAGCATCAAGCGCGCCACCGATGTAATGGTGGCCGGCAAGGTGGCCCTGGTGATGGGCTACGGCGATGTGGGTAAGGGTTCGGCCCAGTCGCTGCGGGGCTTGGGGGCCACCGTGATGATCGCCGAAATCGATCCGATCTGCGCCCTGCAGGCCGCCATGGAGGGCTATCGCGTCGTGCGGCTCGACGACGTGGTGGGCGATGTGGACATCTTCGTAACCGCCACCGGCAACTTCAAGGTGATCACCCACGAGCACCTGATCCAGATGAAGGATCAGGCGATCGTCTGCAACATCGGCCACTTCGACAACGAGATCGACGTGGCTTCGCTCAAGCAGTACCCCTGGGACAACATCAAGCCCCAGGTTGATCACATCCTGCTGCCCTCAGGCAACAAGATCATCCTGCTGGCTGAAGGGCGGCTGGTGAACCTGGGCTGCGCCACCGGCCACCCCAGCTTCGTGATGAGCAACTCGTTCACCAACCAGGTGCTGGCCCAGATCGAACTGTTCACCAAGGGTGCCCAGTACGACAAGCAGGTGTATGTGCTGCCCAAGCATCTCGATGAGATGGTGGCGCGGCTGCACCTCGAGAAGATCGGCGTCAAGCTCACCGAGCTCAGCGCCGAGCAGGCCGCCTACATCAACGTGCCGGTGCAAGGGCCCTACAAGCTCGAGCACTACCGCTACTAA
- a CDS encoding single-stranded DNA-binding protein, whose protein sequence is MGVNSITLVGRAGRDPEVRYFESGSVVANLTLAVNRRSSGDEPDWFNLEIWGKQAQVAADYVRKGALVGIIGSFKLDRWTDRASGEERTKPVIRVDRLELLGSKRDAENGGGMAGSGSSFGGGAPSEEEVPF, encoded by the coding sequence ATGGGCGTCAATTCAATAACCCTCGTCGGCCGGGCCGGCCGCGACCCGGAAGTTCGCTACTTCGAATCGGGCAGCGTGGTGGCCAACCTCACCCTGGCCGTGAACCGCCGCAGTTCCGGAGACGAACCCGACTGGTTCAACCTGGAAATCTGGGGCAAGCAGGCCCAGGTAGCCGCCGACTACGTCCGCAAGGGAGCCCTGGTGGGCATCATCGGCAGCTTCAAGCTGGACCGCTGGACTGACCGGGCCAGCGGCGAGGAGCGCACCAAACCCGTGATCCGCGTCGACCGCCTGGAGCTGCTGGGATCCAAGCGGGACGCCGAAAATGGCGGTGGCATGGCTGGAAGTGGCTCCAGCTTTGGCGGCGGCGCCCCCAGCGAAGAGGAAGTGCCCTTCTGA
- a CDS encoding rod shape-determining protein: MFFRRFRFSRDIGIDLGTANTLIFVSGKGIVLQEPSVVAMDLERGVPLAVGNEAKLMLGRTPGNIRAVRPLRDGVIADFDAAEQMIKTFIFKANEGRGIMAPRLVIGIPSGVTGVERRAVREAGLAGAREVHLIDEPVAAAIGAGLPVTDPVGTMIVDIGGGTTEVAVLSLGGTVISESVRVAGDELSESIGVYLKKVHNLVVGERTAEDIKIRIGSAFPDDPHDSTSMDVRGLHLLSGLPRTINVRAGDIREAMAEPLNVIVEAVKRTLERTPPELAADIVDRGIMLAGGGAQVRGITDLISHETGILTHVAEDPLLCVVNGCGIVLEDYKRLERVLDTPDFARQTV, encoded by the coding sequence GTGTTTTTTCGTCGGTTTCGATTTTCGCGGGACATCGGCATTGATCTGGGCACGGCCAACACGTTGATCTTCGTGTCAGGCAAGGGGATCGTGCTCCAGGAGCCCTCCGTGGTGGCCATGGATCTCGAGCGTGGCGTGCCCCTGGCGGTGGGCAATGAGGCCAAGTTGATGCTGGGCCGTACCCCGGGCAACATCCGGGCCGTGCGGCCGCTGCGAGATGGGGTGATCGCCGACTTTGACGCGGCCGAGCAGATGATCAAGACCTTCATCTTCAAGGCGAACGAAGGCCGCGGGATCATGGCTCCCCGCCTGGTGATCGGCATCCCCAGTGGCGTTACCGGCGTGGAGCGTCGGGCCGTGCGCGAAGCCGGTCTCGCTGGCGCCCGGGAGGTGCATCTGATCGACGAACCCGTGGCGGCGGCCATCGGTGCGGGCCTGCCCGTAACCGATCCGGTGGGCACCATGATCGTCGATATCGGCGGCGGCACCACCGAAGTGGCGGTGTTGAGCCTGGGCGGCACCGTGATCAGCGAGTCGGTGCGGGTCGCTGGAGATGAGCTCAGCGAGTCGATTGGCGTCTACCTCAAGAAGGTGCACAACCTGGTGGTCGGTGAGCGCACCGCCGAGGACATCAAAATCCGCATCGGCTCCGCCTTCCCCGACGACCCCCACGACAGCACCTCGATGGATGTGCGTGGGCTGCACCTGCTCTCCGGCCTACCCCGCACCATCAACGTGCGCGCCGGCGACATCCGCGAGGCGATGGCCGAACCCCTCAACGTGATCGTCGAGGCGGTCAAACGCACCCTGGAGCGCACCCCGCCCGAGCTGGCCGCCGACATCGTCGATCGGGGCATCATGTTGGCCGGCGGTGGTGCCCAGGTGCGGGGCATCACTGACCTGATCAGCCACGAGACCGGCATCCTCACCCATGTGGCCGAGGACCCCCTGCTCTGCGTGGTCAATGGCTGCGGCATCGTGCTTGAGGATTACAAGCGGCTGGAGCGCGTGCTCGATACCCCTGATTTCGCACGCCAGACCGTCTGA
- the mreC gene encoding rod shape-determining protein MreC: MPPGRRQRLPALGGILQAWPWVLLLLALLAVRLSKGAGFVDAYALLSRPFWPGSAQGEWLRSAEILNSQTRLSQLELDNRRLRSLLRLQTGGKGMVSAPVISRQPGGWWQQLVIGSGALQGVRPGMSVTAPGGLIGRVASVTPSTATVALLTDPGSRVGVWVGRIQSHGLLTGIGTSRPLLRFLEKDPGVRPGDVVVTSPASTLVPPNLTVGVIQSVDERAVPATDAVVQLSAPLDAVDWVQVLVQ, encoded by the coding sequence ATGCCGCCAGGCCGCCGGCAACGCCTCCCCGCCCTGGGGGGGATTCTTCAGGCCTGGCCCTGGGTGCTGCTGTTGCTGGCCCTGTTGGCCGTGAGGCTCAGTAAGGGGGCTGGCTTTGTCGACGCCTACGCCTTGCTGAGTCGGCCCTTCTGGCCTGGCAGCGCCCAGGGGGAGTGGCTGCGCAGTGCCGAGATTCTCAACAGCCAAACCAGGCTCAGCCAGCTGGAGCTGGACAATCGCCGGCTGCGCTCGCTGTTGCGGCTGCAGACAGGCGGCAAGGGCATGGTGTCGGCGCCGGTGATCTCCCGCCAACCCGGGGGCTGGTGGCAGCAGCTGGTGATCGGTAGCGGCGCCCTGCAGGGCGTCCGCCCAGGCATGAGCGTGACCGCACCAGGGGGCCTGATCGGCCGGGTGGCCAGTGTCACCCCCAGCACGGCAACGGTGGCCCTGCTCACCGATCCGGGCAGCCGCGTGGGGGTCTGGGTGGGCCGCATCCAGAGCCACGGCCTGCTTACGGGGATCGGCACCAGCCGGCCCTTGCTGCGCTTTCTGGAGAAGGATCCCGGCGTGCGTCCAGGCGATGTGGTGGTCACCTCGCCGGCCAGCACCCTGGTGCCGCCCAACCTCACCGTCGGGGTGATCCAATCTGTCGATGAGCGGGCGGTGCCGGCCACCGATGCGGTGGTGCAGCTCAGTGCCCCGCTGGATGCGGTCGACTGGGTGCAGGTGCTGGTGCAGTGA
- a CDS encoding rod shape-determining protein MreD gives MSQLTRHRWCLATALLVPWLVLASPGPLKLAGVAPAWAVLWLLPWALVDGPLSGALAGLGLGLVLDGLHLGPISEIPALALLGWWWGRMGRLGPPIERSFSLGLLALIGAALVGGSLLLQSLLAGGWPLLPALHTWLAQTLLTALLAPPLCSLQLLLWRRQTLGGRS, from the coding sequence GTGAGTCAGCTGACCCGCCACCGATGGTGCCTGGCCACGGCCCTGCTGGTGCCCTGGCTGGTGCTGGCTTCGCCGGGTCCGTTGAAACTCGCCGGGGTGGCGCCAGCCTGGGCTGTGTTGTGGCTCCTGCCCTGGGCGCTGGTGGATGGCCCCCTGTCCGGCGCCCTGGCCGGCCTGGGGTTGGGTCTGGTGCTCGACGGCCTGCATCTGGGCCCGATCAGTGAGATTCCAGCCCTGGCCCTGTTGGGCTGGTGGTGGGGCCGGATGGGGCGCCTTGGCCCGCCGATCGAGCGCAGTTTCAGCCTTGGCCTGCTGGCCCTGATCGGCGCGGCCCTGGTGGGGGGCAGCCTGCTCCTGCAGAGCCTGCTGGCGGGTGGCTGGCCCCTGTTGCCCGCCCTGCACACCTGGCTGGCCCAGACCCTGCTGACGGCCCTTTTGGCACCACCTCTGTGTTCTCTCCAGCTGCTGCTCTGGCGGCGCCAGACCCTGGGGGGGCGAAGCTGA
- a CDS encoding ABC transporter substrate-binding protein, whose protein sequence is MGGELGRRRFLELLGAGSGTALLAASLGSCARPGPGGADGRVLNFWTLDLAPKFNAYVLGLIAAWEGQNPGIRVRWTDVPWSSVERKLLAAVFARTAPDLVNLNPPFAANLASKGGLRDLTEVLPAGAAGAYLPAIWEAGRQGVGASAEQFAIPWYLTARISMANRRLLERAGYGAPPLQWSGVPAYAEAVRRRTGRYALFVTVVPDDSAELLEILVQMGVQLLDGQQRAAFNSPAGRRAFAFWSDLYRRGLLPREVVSQGYRRAIELYQSGDLAQVATGPDFLRNLQTNAPGIAAVTAPYVPLSGAGGEANVAVMNLVVPRQSALAAEATRFALFLTNGPNQLAFAEQARVLPSNQVALQQLEASLEAALGPAGAAAQPNGQDSLVLRARLLSAQTLRRARVLVPASPGVKRLQAIVYTQLQRAMLGQVDSDAALATAADEWNRYARARWG, encoded by the coding sequence ATGGGAGGCGAGCTGGGCCGGCGTCGATTTCTGGAACTGCTCGGCGCGGGCAGTGGAACGGCCCTGCTGGCGGCGAGCTTGGGCAGCTGCGCTCGGCCCGGCCCCGGGGGAGCTGACGGGCGGGTGCTCAATTTCTGGACCCTGGATTTGGCCCCCAAGTTCAACGCCTATGTGCTGGGGCTGATTGCGGCCTGGGAGGGCCAGAACCCCGGCATCCGGGTGCGCTGGACTGACGTGCCCTGGAGCTCGGTGGAACGCAAGTTGCTGGCTGCGGTCTTCGCCCGCACCGCCCCTGACCTGGTCAATCTCAACCCCCCCTTCGCTGCCAACCTGGCCAGCAAGGGGGGGCTGCGGGATCTCACCGAGGTGTTGCCCGCCGGAGCCGCCGGGGCCTACCTGCCAGCGATCTGGGAGGCGGGGCGCCAGGGGGTAGGGGCTTCGGCCGAGCAGTTCGCCATCCCCTGGTATCTGACCGCCCGAATCAGCATGGCCAATCGCCGGCTGTTGGAGCGCGCCGGCTACGGGGCCCCGCCCCTCCAATGGAGTGGGGTGCCGGCCTATGCGGAGGCGGTTCGCCGTCGCACCGGCCGCTACGCCCTGTTTGTCACCGTCGTGCCCGACGACTCCGCCGAGTTGCTGGAAATCCTGGTGCAGATGGGGGTGCAACTGCTCGACGGGCAGCAGCGGGCCGCATTCAACAGCCCGGCCGGTCGGCGTGCTTTCGCCTTCTGGAGCGACCTCTACCGGCGCGGCCTGCTGCCCCGCGAGGTGGTGAGCCAGGGCTACCGGCGGGCGATTGAGCTCTACCAATCGGGTGACCTGGCCCAGGTGGCGACCGGCCCCGATTTTCTGCGCAACCTGCAGACCAACGCCCCGGGGATCGCCGCCGTGACGGCTCCCTACGTGCCACTCAGCGGGGCCGGCGGTGAGGCCAACGTGGCCGTGATGAACCTGGTCGTGCCCAGGCAGAGCGCCCTGGCGGCGGAGGCGACCCGCTTCGCCCTCTTTCTCACCAACGGCCCCAACCAGCTGGCCTTTGCCGAGCAGGCCAGGGTGCTGCCCTCCAACCAGGTGGCGCTCCAGCAGCTGGAGGCCTCGCTGGAGGCTGCCCTTGGCCCAGCGGGGGCTGCTGCCCAGCCGAATGGCCAGGATTCCCTGGTGCTGCGGGCCCGGTTGCTCTCGGCCCAGACCCTGCGGCGGGCCAGGGTGCTGGTGCCGGCCAGCCCAGGGGTGAAACGGCTGCAGGCGATCGTCTACACCCAGCTGCAGCGGGCCATGCTGGGCCAGGTGGACAGTGATGCCGCCCTGGCCACGGCTGCCGATGAGTGGAACCGCTACGCCCGGGCCCGCTGGGGCTGA